From the Flavobacteriales bacterium TMED191 genome, the window ACCAATAGCTCTAATTGATAAGAATATGCCTACCGTTATAATTGCTACAGATAAATCTAATTATGATAAAGTGTTAATTAACGCAGAAGAAATAAAAGCTAGATCTGGTAAATTAATTGCAATTGTAAAAGAAGGGGACTCCAAAATGTCAAAAATTGCAGATCACATAATTAAAATACCCGAAACACACCAATTCCTAACCCCATTATTAACTACAATCCCACTACAACTTTTATCATATCAAATTGCAAAACTTAGGGGTTGTGATGTGGATCAGCCAAGAAATTTAGCTAAATCTGTTACGGTTGAATGAAATTGACTTAATGTTTTGTAGATGAGGTTTGTCTTGTATATTTTGAATTATCAAAACCAAGAATTGGTAAAAAAATAAATGGTAAAATCAGTGATATTATATATAGATACTTTATACTACAAAAAACTTCACGAACTTATAAGCACCAATAATTTACTTATTAAGTTTACATGTATTAACACCTAATACTCTATATATATAACACGTTCCGACTATTGAGTTAAATAATAGAATCACACCCAGTATTCCAAGAATCATAGAGTAGGTTGTACACTCAA encodes:
- a CDS encoding DUF2892 domain-containing protein, encoding MKLFLTNQNKSERIVRFIISLFLLPTPFVLECTTYSMILGILGVILLFNSIVGTCYIYRVLGVNTCKLNK